A section of the Virgibacillus sp. NKC19-3 genome encodes:
- a CDS encoding glycoside hydrolase family 1 protein, which produces MIKRNSKEFPEGFLWGGAVTATQTEGNWDVDGKGVCPPDLYAYQEGKTQNDLMSTEEIKAAIEDKVNYYPRRHAIDFYNTYPQDIALLRELGIKCFRTSINWARIFPNGDEELPNEEGLTFYDNLIDELIKNDIEPLITISHFEMPINLSMKYKGWYSREVIDFYLRYCEVLFKRYKGKVKYWVPFDEMNLIHRESFSQFGMPSDLVENSLENKLRGLHHKMIASCAATKLAHDIDENNKIAAMILTQYAYPKTSSPDDVLAALHNDQFENYYLDVLVRGKYPKTMFRFMEEQGFDIGYRLEDEIIFENGKADFIGISYYGNRTVSTESIHLENPAVDNPNIAKNDWNWLTDPVGLRYTLNKIYDQYQIPIFLMELGTGVHDKVENGKIHDRERIEFFEENLKQLKLAISDGVPIMGCLTWGPIDIVSNSSAEMSKRYGFIYVDIDDYGKGTGKRLKKDSFDWFQNIIKTNGKRIEN; this is translated from the coding sequence ATGATTAAACGAAATAGTAAAGAATTTCCAGAGGGTTTTCTATGGGGAGGAGCTGTCACAGCTACTCAAACAGAAGGGAATTGGGATGTTGACGGCAAAGGTGTTTGTCCACCAGACCTTTATGCATATCAGGAAGGGAAAACACAAAATGACTTAATGTCTACAGAGGAAATTAAGGCAGCCATTGAAGATAAAGTCAATTATTATCCTAGACGCCACGCTATTGATTTCTATAATACTTATCCTCAAGATATAGCATTATTAAGGGAACTAGGTATTAAATGTTTTAGAACTTCCATAAATTGGGCTCGTATATTTCCAAATGGTGATGAGGAACTGCCTAATGAAGAGGGGTTAACGTTTTACGACAATTTAATTGATGAACTAATAAAGAACGATATTGAACCACTTATAACTATTTCTCACTTTGAAATGCCTATAAACTTATCCATGAAGTATAAAGGGTGGTATTCAAGGGAAGTCATCGATTTTTATCTCAGATATTGCGAAGTATTATTCAAGCGTTATAAAGGAAAGGTGAAGTACTGGGTTCCTTTTGATGAAATGAATCTTATCCACAGGGAATCATTTAGTCAGTTTGGAATGCCAAGCGATCTTGTTGAAAATAGTTTGGAAAATAAACTTAGGGGATTGCATCATAAAATGATAGCATCTTGTGCAGCTACAAAACTAGCGCACGATATTGATGAAAACAATAAAATCGCAGCCATGATCCTTACACAGTATGCTTATCCAAAAACATCTAGTCCTGATGATGTTTTGGCAGCACTACACAACGATCAATTTGAAAATTACTACCTAGATGTTCTAGTACGGGGAAAATACCCAAAAACCATGTTTAGATTTATGGAAGAACAAGGTTTTGATATTGGTTATCGTCTTGAGGATGAGATTATATTTGAAAATGGGAAAGCTGATTTTATTGGCATATCTTATTATGGAAATAGAACTGTTTCGACAGAAAGCATTCATTTAGAAAATCCCGCAGTTGATAATCCAAATATTGCTAAAAACGATTGGAATTGGTTAACTGACCCTGTGGGGCTCCGATACACGTTAAATAAAATATATGATCAATATCAGATACCAATATTTCTGATGGAATTGGGAACCGGCGTACACGATAAAGTTGAAAATGGAAAAATACATGATCGGGAAAGAATAGAATTCTTTGAGGAGAATCTAAAACAACTAAAATTGGCCATTTCTGATGGTGTTCCAATCATGGGATGTTTAACCTGGGGACCTATTGATATTGTCAGTAACTCTTCAGCTGAGATGAGTAAAAGATATGGATTTATTTATGTCGACATTGACGATTACGGCAAGGGGACCGGTAAGAGATTAAAGAAAGATAGTTTTGATTGGTTCCAAAATATTATCAAAACAAACGGCAAGCGTATAGAGAATTAA
- a CDS encoding TetR/AcrR family transcriptional regulator, with amino-acid sequence MKRISKEPDVRRQELMDIGLEFYMKGGIKGFSIKDVVNRAGVATGLFYYYFTSKEAFVDEILNDFIVNNIEKIQQILDSDKLTVIQKITESLQTFWAFVEKLAPYKNTDAFQTEQHFQLEQKLFLQIQPLIQKVIEDGIKTGIFNTDNPILASEFILYGLSSIAHSNKLDLNDAVKKETIHLVLTILKYNQKADI; translated from the coding sequence ATGAAGAGAATATCAAAAGAACCAGACGTAAGACGCCAAGAGTTAATGGACATTGGCCTTGAGTTTTATATGAAAGGTGGAATAAAGGGATTTAGCATAAAAGATGTCGTTAATCGCGCAGGTGTAGCAACAGGATTATTTTATTATTACTTCACATCTAAAGAAGCATTCGTTGATGAAATTTTAAATGATTTTATTGTTAATAATATCGAGAAAATCCAACAAATACTTGATTCTGATAAACTGACCGTTATCCAAAAGATAACAGAATCCTTACAGACCTTTTGGGCATTTGTTGAAAAATTAGCACCCTATAAAAATACGGATGCTTTTCAAACAGAACAGCATTTTCAGCTCGAACAGAAACTATTCCTACAAATACAGCCGCTAATACAAAAGGTGATTGAGGATGGGATAAAAACAGGAATTTTCAACACGGATAATCCCATTTTAGCCTCTGAATTTATTTTATATGGACTCAGCAGTATTGCTCACTCAAATAAGTTAGATCTGAATGATGCTGTGAAGAAAGAAACGATTCATTTGGTATTAACCATACTAAAATACAATCAGAAAGCTGATATCTAA
- a CDS encoding glycine cleavage T C-terminal barrel domain-containing protein: MANEEKPVSKFKTSNDLEEGGVLRHVPTNLRQSGDNGSRMLISQRVRKSPYWHLSEEAGAWCYTVYNNMYHPRAYIPMEEGGLLKEYEYLTEHVTLWNVAVERQIQVKGPDASKLVDMVITRSVEKHKTGKARYVILCNEEGGIINDPVLLRPHEDEFWFSLSDSDVSLWLQALKLMNNFDCTVREIDVSPVQIQGPKSTSLMVDLFGEGIHDIPYYGLMEGEVNGCPVIISQTGFSGEKGFEIYLYNATVNAEKFWYPILEAGHPYNLKVIAPGHIRRLEAGILSYGQDMDQETNPYQVGLGWQVDLTKDHFIGKEALTRIKNEGVTKKLVGLKFGGNKIDWYPADFYMVYAEGGSEPIGYVTSAFYSPNQGCNIGYAMLPNLFSMIGTNLEVHLPEPYAIGRVPAEVAQTPFKASENPGTGFTQTGRKLET, from the coding sequence ATGGCTAATGAAGAAAAACCTGTATCAAAATTTAAAACGTCAAATGATCTCGAAGAAGGTGGCGTGCTAAGACACGTTCCGACGAATCTGCGTCAAAGCGGAGATAACGGCTCACGCATGCTTATATCACAAAGAGTGCGCAAATCTCCATACTGGCACCTATCCGAAGAAGCCGGGGCTTGGTGCTATACGGTTTATAACAACATGTATCATCCGCGTGCCTATATTCCAATGGAGGAGGGCGGTCTCCTCAAAGAATACGAATATCTCACCGAACATGTCACGCTTTGGAATGTCGCGGTAGAGCGACAAATCCAGGTGAAAGGCCCTGATGCTTCGAAGCTGGTGGACATGGTGATCACGCGGTCAGTAGAGAAACACAAGACAGGAAAAGCGCGCTACGTTATTTTATGCAATGAGGAAGGCGGTATCATCAATGATCCGGTCCTCCTTCGTCCGCATGAAGATGAGTTTTGGTTCTCTTTATCCGACAGTGACGTCTCGCTGTGGCTTCAGGCACTTAAGCTCATGAACAACTTTGATTGCACTGTACGTGAAATCGATGTGTCTCCTGTACAAATTCAAGGGCCAAAATCAACATCACTTATGGTCGATTTGTTTGGTGAGGGCATTCATGACATCCCTTACTACGGGCTGATGGAGGGAGAAGTGAATGGATGTCCCGTCATCATTTCACAAACAGGTTTCTCGGGTGAGAAGGGCTTTGAGATTTATCTCTATAATGCCACTGTTAACGCTGAAAAGTTCTGGTATCCTATCCTCGAGGCAGGTCACCCATACAATCTAAAAGTGATTGCACCGGGCCATATACGGCGGCTCGAAGCGGGAATCCTCTCCTATGGACAGGATATGGATCAGGAAACTAATCCGTATCAAGTGGGCTTAGGGTGGCAAGTGGACCTGACCAAGGACCATTTTATCGGCAAAGAAGCCCTAACCCGCATCAAGAACGAAGGGGTCACGAAAAAGCTTGTCGGGCTGAAATTTGGCGGCAATAAGATCGACTGGTACCCGGCCGATTTCTATATGGTTTACGCGGAAGGCGGATCGGAGCCGATCGGCTATGTCACCTCTGCCTTCTATTCGCCAAATCAGGGGTGCAACATTGGTTATGCCATGCTGCCCAACTTATTCAGTATGATTGGAACCAATCTTGAAGTGCATCTGCCTGAACCATATGCCATCGGACGCGTTCCGGCAGAAGTTGCACAGACGCCGTTCAAAGCATCTGAAAACCCTGGGACTGGATTTACCCAAACCGGTCGAAAACTTGAGACGTGA
- a CDS encoding YkvI family membrane protein: protein MFRILKIAGAVIGVVIGAGYASGQEVLQYFTSFGHSGTYAAILATALLAYMGMIMANVGSRLRATSHRTVIYQISGRYLGTIIDGIIIFTLFGTGVLMMAGAGSTLHQQFGLPVFIGSLIVAVITAISMMLQVEKVISVIASITPFLLLFAIFISIYSLSTMDMSFTTLTPIAESQDKPFSNWIVAAVNYASLCVALGVSMTFVIGGAEKDARIAGVSGLLGGLGIGIMVTLAHLAIFSQVNVVASFDLPLLKIVADISPALAFLYSIVLFGMIFNSVLGMFYSFIARFFKMGTKRANIATVIALAIGFVLSFVGFTTLVSRFYTLVGYLGLLLMVILIYAPFKLKRSEQQDEFKEEELKSV, encoded by the coding sequence ATGTTTCGCATACTAAAGATTGCTGGTGCGGTTATAGGGGTTGTTATAGGGGCTGGTTATGCCTCGGGGCAAGAGGTATTACAATATTTTACAAGTTTCGGCCATAGTGGCACTTATGCAGCCATTTTAGCAACCGCTTTATTAGCATATATGGGAATGATTATGGCGAATGTTGGGAGCCGTCTGAGGGCGACATCACATCGTACAGTCATCTATCAAATTAGCGGTCGTTATTTAGGAACAATCATAGATGGTATCATTATCTTTACGTTATTTGGTACTGGCGTGCTTATGATGGCTGGTGCAGGATCCACGCTTCATCAACAATTTGGGTTACCGGTTTTCATTGGTAGTTTAATTGTGGCTGTTATCACAGCTATTTCTATGATGCTACAGGTCGAAAAGGTCATTTCTGTAATTGCAAGCATTACACCATTTCTACTCTTATTTGCTATATTTATTTCTATTTACAGTTTAAGCACAATGGACATGTCTTTTACAACGTTAACGCCAATAGCAGAAAGTCAGGACAAACCATTTTCGAATTGGATCGTTGCCGCAGTAAATTATGCTTCTTTATGCGTCGCTTTAGGCGTTTCCATGACATTCGTTATAGGCGGAGCAGAAAAAGACGCACGTATTGCAGGAGTTAGTGGGTTACTTGGCGGACTTGGTATAGGTATAATGGTTACCCTAGCTCACTTAGCTATTTTCTCCCAAGTTAATGTCGTTGCATCATTCGACTTGCCATTATTAAAAATTGTTGCAGACATTTCACCCGCACTTGCATTTTTGTATTCTATTGTTTTGTTTGGCATGATCTTTAATTCCGTTCTTGGTATGTTCTATAGCTTTATCGCCAGGTTTTTCAAAATGGGTACAAAGAGGGCAAATATTGCAACAGTCATTGCGCTAGCGATTGGATTTGTTTTAAGTTTTGTTGGATTTACTACTTTGGTATCGAGGTTCTATACGCTTGTAGGTTATCTGGGTTTATTGCTAATGGTCATTCTTATCTATGCGCCTTTCAAACTAAAACGTTCTGAGCAACAAGATGAATTCAAGGAAGAGGAATTAAAGTCTGTATGA
- a CDS encoding MFS transporter codes for MKVNIRKPWLLVLTIGLGTLLNPLNSSMISVALTRLQNEFALTFADASWLISIFYLASAAGQPVMGKLSDMFGPKKLFIAGLTIVAGASILAPFSPNYPFLLGCRALQAIGSSTLFPSGMSMVRTHITEGQGKALAVLSIFASTSAAFGPSIGGFLVASWDWQSIFLVNFPFIIVSFLLAIFILPNTGQGKFEAKRIDFSGIALFIIAIVGLILFLLSLDQDIRWWALLLFLATAIGFYFLERKMEEPFIDVKGLTKNRYVSFIYLQFMSINLIHYCFFFGFPTYLQQVRGYSEQHTGVIMLALAGFGVIVAPLAGRLIDKYGSKLPMVIGACLLLAGTGLLLTYHDGSPLIWLIVIMAILGMSNGFNNISTQTALYEHVKPEDTGSASGLFQTSRYLGSILSSSLLGLTFNRHLDTEHLHLVALICFVFCIFVVVLALKLPGRMREKTH; via the coding sequence ATGAAAGTAAACATTCGCAAGCCATGGCTACTCGTTTTAACTATAGGGCTTGGGACATTGCTCAACCCATTAAACTCATCCATGATTTCTGTGGCATTAACAAGGCTGCAAAATGAATTTGCATTAACCTTCGCGGATGCCTCTTGGCTGATTTCAATATTTTATCTTGCAAGCGCTGCAGGGCAGCCTGTCATGGGGAAATTAAGTGATATGTTTGGTCCGAAAAAATTGTTTATAGCAGGGCTTACCATCGTTGCAGGTGCATCGATATTGGCTCCCTTTTCACCAAACTACCCATTTCTGCTAGGTTGTCGAGCATTACAGGCGATTGGAAGCTCGACTTTATTTCCCAGCGGTATGAGTATGGTTCGGACACATATTACAGAGGGACAGGGGAAAGCGTTAGCTGTTTTATCTATCTTTGCTTCCACCTCAGCTGCATTTGGTCCTTCTATTGGAGGTTTTTTGGTTGCGTCCTGGGATTGGCAGTCGATATTTCTTGTTAATTTTCCATTTATTATTGTATCCTTTTTGCTGGCTATTTTCATTTTACCAAATACGGGACAAGGAAAATTTGAGGCGAAGCGGATTGATTTCAGCGGGATAGCCCTTTTTATTATTGCCATTGTAGGTTTAATACTGTTCCTGCTCTCGCTTGATCAGGACATTCGGTGGTGGGCGTTACTGCTCTTTTTAGCAACTGCTATCGGTTTTTACTTTCTCGAGCGCAAAATGGAGGAACCTTTCATCGATGTAAAGGGACTAACGAAAAACCGATACGTTTCGTTTATCTATTTACAATTCATGAGTATTAATTTGATCCATTATTGCTTCTTTTTTGGATTCCCGACCTATTTGCAGCAGGTTCGTGGTTACAGCGAACAGCATACCGGCGTTATTATGCTGGCATTGGCAGGCTTCGGTGTGATTGTTGCGCCACTTGCCGGACGTTTGATTGATAAATACGGTTCGAAGCTCCCCATGGTCATCGGTGCATGCTTGCTGTTAGCCGGTACCGGATTGCTGTTGACGTATCATGATGGATCTCCTTTAATCTGGTTGATTGTCATCATGGCTATTCTCGGCATGAGTAATGGATTTAATAATATTTCCACGCAAACAGCCCTTTATGAACACGTGAAGCCGGAGGACACTGGTTCCGCATCTGGGTTATTTCAAACAAGCCGGTATCTGGGTTCTATTTTATCTTCCAGTTTGCTTGGTTTAACATTTAATCGTCATTTAGATACCGAACATTTGCATCTTGTTGCGCTGATCTGTTTTGTCTTCTGTATATTTGTTGTTGTTCTCGCGCTTAAGCTTCCGGGGAGAATGAGGGAGAAGACACATTGA
- a CDS encoding methylenetetrahydrofolate reductase, translating into MMDQQTSAALFNQVGGPRFELIPANHIVERATAALPPHATLTITCSPTNGIDATIDKSIALAAHFAKVVPHIAARMVRSEEHLNNVLDRLADQAIHEVFIIGGDQEKPLGPYHHGLELLKALATRENGPRRIGIPAYPEGHPHIRAETLNQDFAAKASLAHYAVTQMCFDTEQVFAWLQQQRASGLQLPYYLGIPGPVKLDKLLRIAPRIGVTDSLRFLRKNLKLSTKLIRGYDPGALVNAYTPYLNESDYGIAGFHIYTFNELDTLQKVGNI; encoded by the coding sequence ATGATGGATCAGCAAACTTCGGCGGCTCTGTTCAACCAAGTGGGAGGCCCCCGCTTTGAACTCATACCCGCTAATCACATCGTTGAACGGGCCACTGCGGCACTTCCTCCCCATGCCACGTTGACGATCACCTGCTCACCAACAAATGGTATCGACGCTACAATTGACAAGTCCATTGCATTAGCAGCCCATTTTGCTAAGGTTGTTCCCCATATTGCAGCACGGATGGTCCGAAGTGAAGAACATCTTAACAACGTGCTTGACCGCCTTGCTGACCAGGCTATACACGAAGTATTTATCATTGGAGGCGATCAGGAAAAACCACTGGGTCCGTATCATCATGGCCTTGAATTATTGAAGGCCTTAGCTACCCGCGAAAACGGGCCACGTCGCATCGGTATTCCTGCATATCCGGAAGGTCACCCACACATCCGGGCAGAAACCCTAAATCAGGATTTTGCAGCAAAAGCCTCCCTTGCTCATTATGCCGTGACACAAATGTGCTTTGATACCGAGCAGGTTTTTGCCTGGCTGCAGCAGCAGCGTGCATCCGGGTTGCAGTTGCCGTACTATCTGGGCATCCCGGGGCCCGTGAAATTGGACAAATTACTTCGTATCGCACCCCGTATCGGCGTCACTGATTCACTTCGCTTCCTCAGAAAAAATTTGAAGTTGTCGACGAAGCTGATACGCGGCTATGATCCTGGTGCTTTGGTAAATGCCTACACCCCGTACTTAAATGAATCTGATTATGGAATTGCGGGATTTCATATTTATACGTTTAACGAACTGGACACCCTTCAAAAAGTAGGGAACATATAA
- a CDS encoding PTS fructose transporter subunit IIC, whose protein sequence is MGTLKTFGKNLAQHFMTGVSYMLPVIVSGGLMLSVAVIFGGQEAMDEPDTIWGDLASFGKIALDLVVPIIAAYISYSIADKPGLGPAFIGGMVANEIGTGFLGGMAVGIISGYFVLLLKQIKLPPRIASVNTMIITPLIGSIIISFLTLYAFGKPIAALNTGLTDWLLTMSTGNAVVLSVILGAMMAIDMGGPINKVANTFGIAAFAEGIFTVSTPMWIAVAIPPTGMFLATLIGKKYYSEQEIDTGRTAMVMGVAGVTEGTIPFAVADPLRVIPSIVVGTSVTSGLVTALGVTHNVNIATYLSIPFASNIFLYILCIAIGSLVVAFMVNFLKSLKYRNKDVASSSETAASED, encoded by the coding sequence ATGGGGACTCTTAAAACCTTTGGTAAAAACCTTGCACAACACTTTATGACAGGCGTCTCTTATATGTTGCCTGTGATTGTTTCTGGTGGGCTGATGCTTTCTGTGGCAGTAATCTTTGGTGGACAAGAGGCCATGGATGAACCAGATACTATTTGGGGTGATTTAGCTTCTTTTGGAAAAATAGCGCTAGACTTAGTGGTGCCAATAATAGCAGCTTATATAAGTTATTCAATTGCTGATAAGCCTGGTCTTGGACCAGCTTTTATTGGAGGAATGGTAGCAAATGAAATTGGCACAGGATTTTTAGGTGGAATGGCCGTTGGGATAATATCAGGATATTTTGTCTTGTTATTAAAACAAATAAAACTACCTCCAAGAATTGCTTCTGTTAACACAATGATTATTACACCACTTATAGGATCCATAATAATCAGCTTTTTAACACTATATGCATTTGGAAAGCCAATTGCAGCGCTGAACACAGGGTTAACAGATTGGCTGTTAACTATGAGCACAGGAAATGCTGTTGTTTTATCAGTAATATTGGGTGCGATGATGGCAATTGACATGGGAGGTCCTATTAATAAAGTCGCCAACACTTTTGGAATAGCAGCTTTTGCTGAAGGGATTTTTACAGTTAGTACACCTATGTGGATAGCAGTTGCTATCCCACCTACAGGGATGTTTTTAGCTACACTAATTGGTAAAAAGTATTATTCTGAGCAAGAAATTGATACGGGTCGTACCGCGATGGTAATGGGGGTTGCTGGTGTCACTGAAGGAACTATTCCTTTCGCTGTTGCTGATCCGCTGAGAGTAATCCCAAGTATTGTAGTTGGAACTTCAGTTACTAGTGGATTAGTTACTGCTCTCGGGGTAACTCACAATGTAAATATAGCAACATATTTGTCTATCCCATTTGCAAGCAATATCTTTTTATATATATTGTGTATTGCTATAGGATCGTTGGTCGTAGCGTTTATGGTAAACTTCTTAAAGTCATTGAAGTATCGTAACAAAGATGTAGCAAGCTCTTCTGAGACTGCAGCTTCTGAAGATTAA
- a CDS encoding GcvT family protein, with protein MKAITVYVTGYVKYKNHKLFWVAITFVIVIQKKWGWVMMEQKRIVIIGAGIVGCSTAYYLNKMGQQDITVIDQGPLFETGGSTSHAPGLVAQLSFSKLLTAFASQTVVDFTELSDGERPSFYPVGSLELARTPERLNDLKRKAGAGKSWGKEAYMLSPEACKEKNPFINPDTILGGLYVPTDGIAKPLRAINRMAEFSKSCGTRFCGNTEVTGIHMTDGQVKGVETSIGDFEADLVISCAGFWGPRIGEMAGVTIPLQPIAHQYIFSNDLPELAGESEEVTAPIIRDLDSSMYYRQVFNGIGIGSYQHEALPIEVSDVCKYGESENIPSIKPFTPEHFHKPWKDAQDLIPGLKEAGIKRGINGIFSFTPDGMPLLGESEKVRGFWVAEAVWITHAAGVGKQMAEWIINGAPTLDLEVCDINRFDAYAQNPTYYKPRSKEDYEKVYDIHHPFETPATSRHMRVSPYYIRQQTLGAFFNESLGWEQPQWYEANESLTKRYENRTIKREGWQALYWSPIIEAEHLHVQEHAGLYDATAMNKRLELRGADVLPFLQTLTTSDIDIAIGSMTNALMLHELGGIKDNITIIRKDNHTFTILCTGAVEANWIQKHAWKSGEIVIQDKTASTCGIGIMGPRGRDIMQSMDPHVFAKDAWEAKQVKEISINNIPVLAIFDAKETSAYWEFFTTHDHGLQLWDVLYQAGQAYELIAVGDRALEGLRIESQTLRYGKDYWSEHTPYEINLHAWIDLTKDFIGKHALIERGKKGPNRVSSTLVLDQPDKIVMGHEPVMNNGKTVGFVTSAGFNYRLGRGIATALLDPTALENDTEWSIEYFGQHISATVLQKHNAIP; from the coding sequence TTGAAAGCGATTACAGTATATGTGACTGGATATGTAAAGTATAAGAATCATAAACTATTTTGGGTAGCAATCACATTTGTCATTGTTATTCAAAAGAAATGGGGATGGGTGATGATGGAACAAAAAAGAATTGTGATTATTGGTGCTGGTATTGTTGGATGTAGTACTGCTTATTATTTAAACAAAATGGGCCAACAAGATATCACAGTCATCGATCAAGGTCCGCTGTTTGAAACAGGAGGATCGACTTCTCACGCTCCGGGGCTTGTAGCACAGCTTAGTTTTTCGAAATTGCTTACAGCGTTTGCCTCACAAACGGTTGTCGACTTTACAGAATTGAGTGACGGGGAACGGCCCTCCTTTTATCCAGTGGGCAGTTTAGAGTTAGCTAGAACGCCGGAACGCCTCAATGATTTAAAGCGGAAGGCAGGGGCAGGGAAATCTTGGGGGAAAGAGGCTTATATGCTGTCGCCAGAAGCATGTAAGGAAAAAAATCCCTTTATTAATCCAGATACTATTTTAGGAGGGTTGTATGTACCAACAGATGGCATTGCTAAGCCCCTTCGTGCAATAAACAGAATGGCAGAATTCTCTAAGTCTTGTGGTACGAGGTTTTGCGGTAATACAGAAGTAACCGGGATTCATATGACAGATGGTCAAGTTAAAGGGGTAGAAACGAGTATTGGAGATTTTGAAGCAGACCTTGTCATTTCCTGTGCGGGTTTCTGGGGACCACGAATAGGAGAAATGGCCGGAGTCACCATCCCTCTTCAGCCCATTGCACATCAATATATATTTTCAAATGATCTACCTGAATTAGCTGGAGAGTCCGAAGAAGTAACAGCTCCAATTATTAGGGATTTAGACAGTTCCATGTACTATCGCCAAGTGTTTAATGGCATTGGAATTGGTTCTTATCAACATGAAGCGTTGCCCATTGAGGTAAGTGATGTTTGTAAATATGGTGAAAGTGAGAATATACCATCAATCAAGCCGTTTACACCTGAACATTTTCATAAGCCTTGGAAAGATGCGCAAGATCTAATACCTGGACTAAAAGAAGCAGGAATCAAAAGAGGGATAAACGGCATCTTTTCGTTCACACCGGATGGAATGCCATTACTAGGGGAGTCAGAAAAAGTGCGGGGATTTTGGGTTGCGGAAGCGGTTTGGATAACGCACGCAGCAGGTGTTGGTAAACAAATGGCCGAATGGATTATAAACGGTGCTCCAACGCTTGACCTGGAGGTATGTGATATTAATCGTTTTGATGCTTATGCGCAGAATCCGACGTACTATAAACCACGTTCAAAAGAAGACTATGAAAAGGTATATGATATTCATCATCCGTTCGAGACACCGGCCACATCACGCCATATGCGGGTCAGCCCATATTATATACGCCAACAGACATTGGGGGCTTTTTTTAATGAAAGTCTAGGATGGGAACAGCCGCAGTGGTATGAAGCTAATGAATCACTTACAAAAAGGTATGAAAACAGGACGATAAAACGCGAAGGCTGGCAAGCACTCTATTGGTCACCGATTATTGAAGCGGAACATCTGCATGTACAAGAACATGCCGGTCTATATGATGCTACAGCAATGAATAAACGACTGGAACTCCGTGGTGCAGACGTACTTCCATTTCTACAAACACTTACAACAAGCGATATCGATATTGCTATCGGCAGTATGACAAATGCTTTAATGCTGCATGAATTAGGAGGAATAAAAGATAACATCACAATCATTCGCAAAGATAATCATACATTTACTATTCTTTGTACAGGTGCAGTAGAAGCAAACTGGATACAAAAACATGCCTGGAAGTCAGGTGAAATAGTCATCCAAGATAAAACAGCGAGCACGTGCGGTATAGGTATCATGGGGCCAAGGGGCAGAGATATCATGCAGTCCATGGATCCTCATGTATTTGCCAAAGACGCATGGGAAGCGAAACAAGTAAAGGAAATCTCTATCAATAATATACCGGTTTTAGCAATATTCGATGCTAAAGAGACTTCGGCGTATTGGGAGTTTTTTACTACGCATGATCATGGCTTACAACTGTGGGATGTGCTCTATCAAGCAGGGCAGGCTTACGAACTAATTGCGGTTGGAGACCGTGCCCTTGAAGGCTTGCGCATTGAATCACAGACATTAAGATACGGAAAAGACTATTGGAGTGAGCATACCCCATACGAAATCAATCTGCATGCATGGATTGATCTGACGAAAGACTTCATTGGAAAACACGCTTTAATCGAACGTGGTAAAAAAGGACCCAACCGTGTATCGTCAACACTGGTACTCGATCAACCGGATAAGATAGTTATGGGCCATGAACCTGTTATGAACAATGGAAAAACAGTTGGTTTTGTTACAAGTGCAGGTTTTAACTACAGGCTTGGAAGGGGAATTGCCACTGCTTTGTTAGATCCTACGGCTTTGGAAAACGATACGGAATGGAGTATTGAATATTTTGGTCAACATATCAGTGCCACCGTTCTCCAGAAACACAATGCAATCCCATAG